A single region of the Lotus japonicus ecotype B-129 chromosome 4, LjGifu_v1.2 genome encodes:
- the LOC130709953 gene encoding uncharacterized protein LOC130709953 isoform X2, with the protein MDYDDNDFQSQNLHLAGEGNTKFPPVLRPYALPKFDFDESLQGHLRFDSLVETEVFLGIESNEDNQWIDAYSRGSSGIEFSSTAAETCSISRHNNVWSEVTSSESVEMLLKSVGQEEFIPSEAVLQESDACDELACLAKQMEPNLNPDKENEFKDNATDFQPPSCIQENLSGSKEDVEMDQSAGVSQGHEGKLSIDGSLSNLKPTDLQPASCSQENLSGLKKDVEMEQSPTVVSQGHDGELSTDGSLSNPKPHDMHRNLGLPASRGVLFTDDKSDDTSQRVETVADDYLDEKIQVDSSASGVTTNFIAASTQNISSSCDVLNIQNVENQVVCIGDEEQSSLQMRANKQDFGSSMINTDPDVDAQIFNVNAVGGETHHSEKPQCSIPVEEAFESGSAAEGLETGVSSLEHSSNMVFGGTSDLQKADTCNEDTYSRASYQGSINEDVISIKDAVTVDQSALNTSDLPNVAIKDDSSSESHQVELSNSDRRTCPNFQQNVVSLEKTYDDSSASKEKELLNIGNQIYSEVLSSKSEASICLVADHNASTVSEGYSGRDAEGIFCSDKVDSTNSCILGEATQVCENNKPDEQGDHKKICEDDSVSELESIKAPSDYSLLHCTVDQSHIVDGRVGSSPLGDSLETKLTTSTVSVDAMPISSSASQYILENIISSSTPCDIVDTPPPSSRLVSTHEVTVDYEIQRMKLDGSASVDEKEDSEAKVSEEAGNSSASQFILENISSTSTSCEIVDILPPPSSRIVSTHEVTADYEVQRVKLDGSASIDGKEESEAKIAEEASSSVPILSPEQDVASCPVTGTEKQEFSDTSRQLEKVSSCGQKSGTTATEKIGEPQEAVTNKVDQECIKEGDKEAVQENHDKPCSKLPGSISSSLPDSHNELHETGGCPANLTSITCGPSVTFGSPVETEKDDNQVKPTANLNPPISESINKDATNMSSDHGHKENDVSKDEKSLTPEVNPVANLSKEDITDLTTKGTGTGKRQPVPVVAANKESTVVEESPLASGLGTPKTNVAGNIPCGSPQISDGKLARSVCKGTPERKPRRASNKTAGKDTSRKGSKSKTPVRQQEKGDRSNSVSLSPSPGFQLMQSNEVQQYGHIDSIRTKPFSLLNASTSSLPDLNSSVSPPVLFQQPFLNIQQVQLRAQIFVYGALIQSTVPDEACMISAFGGPDGGRSMWEKSWSLCRERQHGQKSHPINPETPIQSRSGPRTPDLAAKQSALLGKGISSPLGLASSKVTPAIVNPLTPLSSPLWSLPTPSGDSLQSTALARGSVVDYSQAPTSLHSYQTPPVRNFLGHNTSWMSQAPLRGPWIVSPPPALDKGSHLSSSPVTDTNKFSSVKGSSVPPSSSIKNVQPGLPGSSAVLKSVPVATAPPLDTNNVTVSHAQHSSVPKPKKRKKVLVSEDPGQKAMHFQSQVVMTPVASSHIYTAVPTATPVGNVPITTVEKSVVSISPVSLADHLKSDWNVEKRIMSEDSLTKIMEARISAEEASSLSAAAVNHSLEIWKQLDKQKNSGLVSDIEAKLASAAVAVAAAAAVAKAAAAAANVASNAALQAKLMADEALILSGCESSGQISLSEGMSNLGNATPASILKGAKGTNSSSSIIGAAKEAARRGVEAASAARKRAENMDAIVKAAELAAEAVSQAGKIVTMGDPLQLSELVEAGPEGCWKAAAQESSQQVGLLRGMTGGLINIHNVGDRLETSHVGNQDISSKETGKQIAATDKSPFHVVHKEILHDHIDGISSATNITEKSSKGPKGRKISNLVNPIGVLPQSETEIHASSNVGDGSENLEDNKIKEGSLVEVFKDGGGFKAAWFTANILSLKDGKAYICYSVLVADEGDGPLKEWVSLEGEGDKPPRIRVARLRSGFHNEGVRKRRRAAMVDYSWSVGDRVDVWVQESWQEGVITDNNKKDKTFTVRFPASGESSVVRAWQLRPTLVWKDGNWIESPKASANDSPTNEGDTPREKRPKLGSPEVDLAKGKDKISDGQALESANPSESRLLNLTENDKVFNIGKNSKNQIKPGVPRMGRTGPKKEGSGVIFGVPKPGKKRKFMDVSKQYATDGTNKTNDENDSVKLANFLIPQSSGSRGWKNSSKIDTKEKLGTNSRPIFTSGRPQSGLGRAIPPREKPPINSHTNDKTSRSERIKDSSSHFKNASQSENQMVGNTGAGAGPTLYSSLGSSTDSHPTKRTSTLRASKGKLAPTGGRVGKAEVEKTDGNLAKSTSDVMEPRRSNRKIQPTSRLLEGLQSSLIISKIPSGSHDKVHKNQNRNTSKGNNHD; encoded by the exons ATGGATTATGATGACAATGATTTTCAAAGCCAGAACCTCCATTTAGCTGGTGAAGGGAACACGAAATTTCCTCCAGTATTAAGGCCATATGCTCTCCCCAAGTTTGATTTTGACGAAAGCCTTCAAGGGCATTTAAGATTTGATAGTTTGGTTGAAACTGAAGTTTTCCTTGGCATTGAAAGTAACGAAGATAACCAGTGGATTGACGCATACTCCCGGGGGAGTAGTGGCATAGAGTTCAGTTCAACTGCAGCTGAAACTTGCTCTATTTCAAGGCATAATAATGTTTGGTCTGAGGTTACTTCCTCGGAATCTGTTGAAATGTTGTTAAAATCTGTTGGACAGGAGGAGTTTATCCCTAGCGAAGCTGTTTTACAGGAATCGGATGCCTGTGATGAACTGGCTTGCTTAGCTAAGCAAATGGAGCCCAATCTAAACCCTGATAAGGAAAATGAGTTTAAAGATAATGCTACTGATTTTCAGCCGCCTAGTTGTATTCAGGAAAACTTATCTGGATCGAAGGAAGATGTAGAAATGGATCAGTCAGCTGGAGTTTCCCAAGGTCACGAAGGCAAATTATCAATTGATGGAAGTTTAAGTAATCTGAAACCAACTGATTTACAGCCAGCTAGTTGTAGTCAGGAAAACTTGTCTGGATTGAAGAAGGATGTAGAAATGGAGCAGTCTCCAACTGTAGTTTCCCAAGGCCATGATGGCGAATTATCAACTGATGGAAGTTTAAGTAATCCAAAACCACATGATATGCACAGAAATTTGGGCTTGCCTGCATCTAGGGGGGTTCTTTTTACTGATGACAAAAGTGACGATACAAGCCAAAGAGTTGAGACTGTTGCTGATGATTATCTTGATGAAAAAATTCAAGTCGACTCATCTGCTTCTGGGGTGACGACTAATTTTATTGCAGCTTCTACGCAGAATATCTCTTCTTCTTGTGATGTCTTAAACATTCAAAATGTTGAAAATCAAGTGGTTTGTATTGGTGATGAGGAGCAAAGTTCTTTACAGATGCGAGCTAATAAGCAAGATTTTGGATCTTCTATGATTAACACAGATCCTGATGTTGACGCTCAAATTTTTAATGTGAATGCCGTTGGGGGTGAAACACATCATTCTGAAAAACCTCAGTGTTCAATCCCTGTGGAAGAAGCTTTTGAAAGTGGGAGTGCTGCTGAAGGCCTTGAGACTGGCGTAAGTAGTTTAGAGCACTCCTCGAACATGGTATTTGGTGGTACTTCTGATTTGCAGAAAGCAGATACATGCAATGAAGATACATATTCCAGAGCTTCGTACCAGGGCAGTataaatgaagatgtgatctctATTAAAGATGCAGTGACGGTTGATCAATCTGCATTGAATACAAGTGACTTACCAAATGTTGCAATTAAAGATGACTCTAGTTCTGAGAGTCATCAAGTTGAGCTTAGTAACTCTGATCGCAGGACTTGTCCTAATTTTCAGCAGAATGTGGTTAGTCTTGAGAAGACATATGATGATAGCAGTGCTTCTAAGGAAAAAGAATTATTGAACATTGGTAACCAGATTTACTCAGAGGTTTTATCAAGTAAGTCAGAGGCATCTATATGTCTTGTAGCTGACCATAACGCTTCTACTGTTAGTGAAGGATATAGTGGTAGAGATGCAGAAGGTATTTTCTGTTCTGATAAGGTGGATTCTACAAATTCTTGCATTTTGGGTGAGGCGACACAAGTATGTGAAAACAACAAACCTGATGAGCAGGGTGACCATAAAAAAATTTGTGAAGATGATTCTGTCAGTGAACTAGAGAGTATAAAGGCCCCTTCTGATTATAGCCTACTTCATTGTACTGTTGACCAATCCCATATTGTTGATGGGCGAGTTGGTTCATCACCTCTTGGTGATAGCCTGGAAACTAAGTTGACAACCTCCACTGTATCAGTTGATGCCATGCCTATCAGTAGTTCAG CTTCACAATATATACTAGAAAATATTATTTCATCTTCGACACCCTGTGACATAGTAGATACTCCACCTCCTTCTAGTAGACTTGTGTCCACACATGAAGTTACAGTTGACTATGAAATTCAGCGTATGAAGCTTGATGGGTCTGCTTCTgttgatgaaaaggaagactcTGAAGCCAAAGTATCTGAGGAAGCAGGCAATAGTTCAG CTTCACAATTTATATTAGAAAATATTAGTTCGACTTCGACATCCTGTGAGATAGTAGATATTCTTCCACCTCCATCTAGCAGAATTGTGTCCACACATGAAGTTACAGCTGACTATGAAGTTCAGCGGGTGAAGCTTGATGGGTCTGCTTCTATTGATGGAAAAGAAGAATCTGAAGCCAAAATAGCCGAGGAAGCAAGCAGTTCTGTTCCCATTTTGTCTCCTGAACAGGACGTTGCTTCTTGTCCTGTTACTGGAACTGAAAAGCAAGAATTTTCTGACACTTCTAGACAGCTTGAGAAAGTAAGCAGTTGTGGGCAGAAATCAGGGACTACTGCTACTGAGAAGATTGGTGAACCTCAAGAAGCAGTAACTAATAAGGTTGACCAGGAGTGCATAAAAGAG GGTGACAAGGAGGCAGTACAAGAGAATCATGACAAGCCATGCTCAAAATTACCAG GCTCCATATCATCTTCTTTACCTGATTCTCACAATGAGTTGCATGAAACTGGAGGCTGTCCTGCCAATCTGACCAGTATTACTTGTGGCCCATCTGTTACATTTGGAAGCCCTGTTGAAACTGAAAAGGATGATAATCAAGTTAAGCCTACTGCTAATCTGAACCCTCCAATTTCTGAGTCCATAAATAAGGACGCAACAAACATGTCTTCTGATCATGGTCATAAGGAGAATGATGTATCTAAAGATGAGAAAAGCTTAACGCCTGAGGTAAATCCAGTGGCGAATTTGTCCAAAGAAGACATTACAGATTTGACTACAAAAGGAACAGGTACTGGCAAGAGGCAACCAGTTCCTGTTGTTGCAGCCAACAAAGAATCAACG GTTGTGGAAGAATCTCCACTGGCTTCTGGCTTAGGTACTCCCAAAACCAATGTAGCAGGGAATATCCCATGCGGGAGTCCACAAATTTCTGATGGTAAATTAGCACGAAGTGTTTGTAAAGGCACCCCTGAGCGCAAACCTAGGCGAGCATCTAATAAGACAGCTGGAAAGGACACTTCTAGAAAGGGGAGTAAATCAAAAACTCCAGTAAGACAGCAAGAAAAAGGGGATAGATCAAATAGTGTGTCCTTGAGCCCATCGCCCGGTTTCCAGCTGATGCAATCCAACGAGGTGCAGCAGTATGGGCACATTGATTCCATCCGTACAAAACCATTTTCTCTTTTAAATGCTTCAACATCTAGCCTTCCAGATTTGAACAGTTCTGTTTCTCCACCTGTTTTGTTTCAACAACCTTTCTTGAATATTCAGCAAGTACAATTGCGTGCTCAGATCTTTGTCTATGGAGCATTGAT TCAAAGCACCGTACCTGACGAGGCATGTATGATATCTGCTTTTGGGGGCCCAG ATGGTGGAAGGAGCATGTGGGAGAAATCCTGGTCTTTATGCAGGGAAAGGCAGCATGGTCAAAAATCTCATCCAATTAACCCAGAAACACCTATACAATCACGATCTG GTCCTAGAACCCCTGATTTGGCAGCTAAGCAAAGTGCACTTCTAGGAAAAGGCATCTCTTCACCTCTTGGCTTAGCCAGTAGCAAGGTTACTCCGGCAATTGTAAACCCTTTAACACCCCTTTCATCTCCCCTTTGGAGTTTACCAACTCCATCTGGTGATTCTCTGCAATCTACTGCCCTTGCAAGAGGTTCTGTTGTGGATTATTCACAGGCACCGACTTCATTACATTCTTATCAAACTCCACCTGTGAGAAACTTTCTTGGACATAACACATCGTGGATGTCCCAAGCTCCCCTTCGTGGACCATGGATTGTTTCTCCTCCTCCTGCACTTGATAAAGGTTCCCATCTTTCATCATCACCTGTCACAGATACAAATAAGTTCAGTTCAGTCAAAGGATCTTCTGTACCTCCTTCCTCTAGCATAAAGAATGTTCAACCTGGTCTGCCAGGTTCTTCTGCAGTTCTAAAAAGTGTGCCGGTGGCGACTGCCCCTCCGCTTGATACAAACAATGTGACGGTCTCACATGCTCAGCATTCTTCAGTTCCAAAGCCTAAAAAAAGGAAGAAGGTTCTGGTGTCTGAGGATCCTGGCCAGAAGGCTATGCATTTTCAATCCCAAGTAGTAATGACTCCTGTTGCCAGCAGCCATATATATACTGCTGTTCCCACTGCAACCCCTGTTGGGAATGTGCCAATAACTACTGTTGAAAAGTCAGTTGTGTCTATATCTCCTGTAAGTCTTGCTGATCACCTCAAAAGTGACTGGAATGTTGAGAAGAGGATTATGTCAGAAGATTCTCTTACGAAAATTATGGAGGCTAGGATAAGCGCTGAGGAAGCTTCTTCTCTTTCTGCTGCTGCTGTGAATCATAGCCTGGAGATATGGAAACAGTTGGATAAGCAAAAAAATTCTGGATTGGTGTCAGATATTGAGGCCAAACTAGCTTCTGCAGCAGTTGCAGTTGcagctgctgctgctgttgcaAAGGCAGCGGCTGCAGCTGCCAATGTGGCATCAAATGCTGCATTGCAAGCGAAACTGATGGCTGATGAAGCATTGATCTTATCTGGTTGTGAGAGTTCTGGTCAAATTTCTCTCTCTGAGGGAATGAGTAACTTGGGAAATGCAACCCCTGCTTCCATCTTGAAGGGTGCTAAGGGAACGAATAGCTCTAGTTCTATTATCGGCGCTGCAAAAGAGGCCGCAAGAAGGGGAGTAGAAGCTGCTTCAGCAGCCAGAAAACGAGCTGAAAATATGGATGCTATTGTGAAGGCTGCTGAGCTGGCAGCAGAAGCAGTATCACAGGCTGGAAAGATTGTTACTATGGGTGATCCGCTGCAGTTAAGTGAATTAGTAGAAGCTGGTCCAGAAGGTTGCTGGAAAGCAGCAGCCCAGGAATCTTCTCAGCAAGTTGGATTATTGAGAGGCATGACTGGAGGTCTGATAAACATTCACAATGTTGGAGACAGACTGGAAACTTCTCATGTAGGTAACCAAGATATCTCATCCAAGGAAACGGGGAAGCAGATTGCTGCAACAGACAAGTCACCTTTTCATGTGGTGCATAAAGAAATATTACATGACCATATTGATGGCATCTCCTCTGCTACTAACATCACTGAGAAGAGTTCTAAAGGGCCAAAGGGTCGAAAGATCTCTAATTTGGTTAATCCCATTGGCGTGCTTCCTCAATCTGAGACTGAAATACATGCTTCTTCCAATGTTGGTGATGGATCTGAAAATCTGGAGGACAATAAGATAAAGGAGGGCTCACTTGTTGAG GTTTTCAAAGATGGAGGTGGATTTAAAGCAGCATGGTTCACAGCCAATATATTAAGTTTGAAGGATGGTAAAGCGTATATATGCTACAGCGTGCTTGTAGCTGATGAAG GTGATGGGCCTTTGAAGGAATGGGTTTCTCTCGAAGGTGAAGGAGACAAACCACCAAGAATACGTGTTGCTCGTCTACGAAGTGGTTTTCATAATGAAGGAGTAAGGAAAAGAAGACGAGCTGCGATGGTAGATTATTCTTGGTCCGTTGGGGATAGAGTGGATGTATGGGTACAAGAAAG CTGGCAGGAAGGAGTTATTACAGATAATAACAAGAAAGATAAAACGTTTACCGTTCGCTTTCCAG CAAGTGGAGAATCATCAGTTGTCAGAGCTTGGCAACTTCGTCCAACACTTGTTTGGAAGGATGGGAACTGGATTGAGTCTCCCAAGGCCAGTGCAAATGACAGTCCCACCAATGAG GGTGATACACCACGTGAAAAACGACCTAAATTGGGTAGTCCTGAAGTAGATTTAGCAAAAGGGAAAGACAAGATTTCAGATGGTCAAGCTTTGGAGTCGGCAAATCCCAGCGAGTCAAGGTTACTTAATTTGACTGAAAACGATAAAGTGTTTAATATTGGCAAGAACAGCAAGAATCAAATCAAACCTGGTGTGCCCAGAATGGGGAGGACTGGTCCTAAAAAAGAAGGATCAGGAGTGATTTTCGGTGTTCCTAAACCTGGGAAGAAAAGGAAGTTTATGGACGTAAGCAAGCAATATGCTACAGATGGGACAAACAAGACTAATGATGAAAATGATTCAGTTAAGCTTGCAAATTTCTTGATACCTCAGAGTTCAGGGTCCCGTGGATGGAAAAATAGTTCAAAAATTGATACCAAGGAGAAACTAGGAACCAACTCCAGGCCCATCTTTACGTCTGGAAGGCCGCAGAGCGGTTTGGGCAGAGCGATCCCACCAAGAGAAAAGCCTCCAATTAACTCTCATACCAATGATAAGACAAGTCGTTCAGAGAGGATCAAGGATTCTTCAAGCCATTTTAAGAATGCATCTCAGAGTGAAAATCAGATGGTTGGAAACACTGGAGCTGGAGCAGGACCAACCTTGTATTCTTCACTTGGATCTTCAACTGATTCTCATCCCACTAAAAGAACATCCACATTAAGGGCAAGTAAAGGAAAACTTGCGCCCACTGGTGGAAGGGTGGGTAAAGCTGAGGTGGAGAAGACAGATGGAAATCTGGCGAAATCAACATCTGATGTCATGGAGCCTCGTAGGTCCAATCGCAAGATCCAGCCAACATCAAGA CTATTAGAAGGATTGCAGAGCTCTTTAATTATCTCAAAGATTCCTTCTGGCTCACATGACAAGGTTCACAAAAACCAGAATCGTAATACTTCTAAGG GCAATAACCATGATTGA